The region GTTTGTACGTTTGCACTTTTAAATCACTTTGTAAGAAACAAATGTTTTGTCAGAAAAATCAATCAGAAAAAGAGAATTTTCAGCGTGGATGCAAAAGTTTCAAGCTGGGCTGAGATTATTTCTACCTACCTCTTATATAATTAGTAAGAGTTTTTCCGCATGcacaacatatttaatattcaactgtaaaaaaagtaattttaaatagttttgctTGCTTTGTACAATATGTATAAGcaaatgttgaaaaacaaGCATTTTTATGACGcatcacaaaaataaaaataaaagggcTTCGAAAATATCAGATCTCGACATCATAAATATGTGATTTCTAAAGTGGACCCACAATAGTTATGCTCCCTGTATTACAAAACTTATCCTGTTCAGAATATAAATATCtatatcattttatttgtttgaacTATTTTGTGTTCGGATGTGAGTTACACCGATAACGACAGCGACGAgttcttaaaatgtttttattgtcAGAACGATTTCGATCGTTTCTTTCGTGCTCCCCATGGTAGTTAGTCGAcctttaaaagttttccgAAACCAAAACAAGGATCTCGAAGCGAAAAAATTATAGACTTTTTAAGCGAACCATTTTTTTGCCAGCACCGAGTACTAACAAAAATAACTCTACAAAAATGTTGACAACCATGAGACTGATTTAAATCGACGATGAGAGCGAGAAGTTCTTAATcggtttcttaatttaatttgtgttcTGAACGTGGCCGATGGACTTTTTGCTCGTAGCCAAATCCACACCCGAGAAGTgaataattctaaaataattataactgGAGGTATAAGTCTTGCTTGGTCTTTTCTGAAAAATGATCCGTCATTAAGAAACTCCTTTTGCTTGCAAAGAGAAAGTGCTCTACAGAAATGTTGAGAACCATGAGACTAACTTACTAACTCTCGACGATGAGAGCGAGGAGTTCCTAAACGGATCCTTTTTAAATGTGTGTTCAGGAAGTGGCTGATGGACTTTTGCCACAATagccaaaaataattcatgtaaaataagaaaaaacgaaatagaaaaacttaaaatgtcaaaaaaaaaagttttttaataagaCTGCCTAACTAATAGGGAAATTGGAAGagctgaaaaataaatatatgaatttggtatcaaaaataaattgccCAAAGTACGCTGACTTTGTTGTTTGTGGTACAACTCAGGGGCAGCCAGAATAGAGgtgcaaaaaaatcgatagtaatatataattataatatcgATGGTTGGCCGCCGGTCACCGACTTCGATATTTTTCAGACTATCACGAtagttttacaaaaaattccCATGACTTGGACTTCGAAGGAACAAGAAGGTACGCATATTTTGcgcacaaaaaaaatttaatatatactaATTTTCTCTAGTTTCGACAGAAATATTCAGATATTGGTTCCGGTGTTGTTGTGGTTAAAGAAAGCGAGGAACGATGTGCACTTTTGATTGAAAAGTGTAAAAAACGTCTTTTTCCCCATGAAGAAAGGTCCTTCACTCGGTGGGCCACAATTTTAGACCCTCGGTTTAAAAAAGAGGGTTTCAGGTCCCCCTTTAATGCGGAGCAAGCCGTATCTTTGCTAGAAAAAACACTTTCTTCTCTACCCCATACCAACAAGGAACCCAATTTAACCACCCAACCACCAAAACCGAAATCTTCGCTCctcaattttgtaaaataaaacatagaGCTTAAACAGAGGTCTAGCAAAGTTGAGTCGATAATTCAAATAAGGCagtattttgaaaaactgAACATTGATGAAAATCAGGACCTATTGGAGTACTGGAAGGTAAGTTAATAAAAGCTAAAAGTACTATTCTTTAAAGCCAAAAACCGTCCACaattgttatttgttaacaaaaattggtttttaaccaaagaaatgtaatataatttctcctgccaaatatgaaataaaaagatctcgtttgaatttaaactgaatgcgtttttaattaaaaccggGGTATTCATGTAAAACCAATATAATAGGAGTATcccctttaaaaattattttaagtatGTTGGTTTTACATGAATACCCCTAATGTTTATATTTGAGCTATAGTATCGCGATAGTATCGAGGTTTAGTCTGCAAACTATCAAAACTAAAGTGCAGTGTGACAGCAGCACAGTAAATCTAATTATGTTGTCAGCATTTTTAGTGTTTGACTAAAGACCACTTTCCATTCCGGTATTTTTCAATGTGTAACTCGGAGGAAAAAGTATTTTGGTTTTAAGGTTTTGGACCATTGTTTACgtcaaaaaaaagtaaaatttagcgatttttgttgttttcataATCAAACAGCAAATGACTGGGTTCGATTATCTAGcagaaaaatatcaaaaaaaatatgagtATTTTTGCGAAACGTTAAAAGAATTAGAATGTCATATCTTGATAAGCTCgttatacaattttcaaacgatTGGCATCCACAactaataaatgtataaaatggaaaatttgcGAAAAAATTAGTTCTTAGAATCAGCCAAAGCTGTCCTGAATTTGGTTCCAcattatttttgaccaagttatacaaaaaaattacaagaaaGAATATTGGTTTTTGGCCAAGCCTTTATTTTCCATAAAATTTTCTctttcttaattaatttttaattaattacatttttaattgcagaAAACTGGTCCAGATGTAGagtaagttttaaaataaaagaaaagtgtTGTTCGAAAgttaaaacttgtttttatcacatcaaacttttgacttttattaataacaaACTACACAGTCGTTACTTTAGTCCATTTTCAGTTTTCGTTTAAAAGGAAGCAGACGAATTGTAGATGGCGTATTAGGACTGTTAACAGCGGTGGTATAGATGGCGGTTCAGAACTCTGTTAGTTGGATTTAGTGTGACCGTCTATGCATGTAACCGTATATGCAACGCATCGCGCTATCCAGACGACATGGTATTTTGGCCAACGGTATCACCAAGGTATTACAATTACCCAAAGCGGTCACACTTCCTACGTCGTTGAAAAAAATCGGACGAGTTCTGCGCGTTGTCCGCGCGAGAATAAAACTACGTTACATCTGTGGCTTtgagtatttattttcaatgatACATATCCAACAGAGAGGTGAGTAACTGCTTTGCTGGTAGATACTTGCAACGTTTTGCGGCGAGTCAGTGAAATAAAAgcctcgcacacacacacatgcatacACTCCCGAGTACAGACGCGTGAAAATTTCCCTGTTTTTTTGGCTGCGTTGCATTTTCTGTGTGTGCTGCTAACTTTTTCGGCCCTCGCCGCTGGCTGTAAACAATGCTTTCGGCCAGTTGGTCAGTTAAAAGATTCTACTAACGACCGTGCAATGCATTTTCGCCTGCAGCCAACTAACGCATAGATACAGAAAAGTATTGATTTTCGTCCAAGATGGCGGACGACGAGCAATTCAGCTTGTGCTGGAACAACTTCAACACGAATTTGTCGGCTGGCTTCCACGAGTCGCTATGTCGCGGCGACCTGGTGGACGTCTCGCTGGCCGCCGAGGGGCACATAGTGAAGGCCCACCGCCTGGTGTTGTCCGTCTGCTCGCCCTTCTTCCGCAAGATGTTCACCCAGATGCCGTCGAACACCCACGCCATCGGTGAGTACTGCCGCCGCCTTCCCTGTTGCCCCTTGCTAATGGACCCCCTATCCCACGCAGTATTCCTGAACAACGTGAGCCACTCGGCGCTGAAGGACCTCATCCAGTTCATGTACTGCGGCGAGGTCAACGTGAAGCAGGACGCCCTGCCCGCGTTTATTAGCACCGCGGAATCGCTGCAAATCAAGGGGCTAACGGATGTGAGTACAGACATACATAGCACACTGGGTTCTGGGCATATACCCTCTGAGAGGGGCTGACAGCAGCGAAGGCAAGAACAACAACCCGCGCAGCGCCTTTCGCGCCCAATACATACACACGCGCGAGCGTCTGTATAAGAGCTGGTTTGACTGTACCGAGAAATTTCTCGCAAACCAAATGCCAAAAGGCACGCGTGCCAGAGCGGGACCACCATAGCTACAGTGCGCGCTGCACATGTCTCGCTCTCGCCCGTACGACTGCGGCTGGGtggttgtttttgtttcgcaGCGAATTCGGTGCCAAAGCATAAACATTAATTTGTACCGAAGATTAAAAACCATATAACTCTCAGTTAGAAAAAAACTTACCAACTTCTTATAGTACTTGTAATACAATGCTCTTTtgtcagagaaataatttttaaatatcatcggtaaacaattaaattatttatttttcttaagcgacatacttaaaaaatggaaacatTTACTTTTGTGTCTCTTCGAAGCTAggtaaaactaaaaaatagatttagataaattaaatttacacatatattacaaaaaaaaattaactcgCTTACATCAGAATAAGCCCATAGTAATGGTAGTCccataaaatatctaaaacaaGTTGCTTCTTGGTATATTGAGCGTAAAAATATTCATACTAAAAGAATTGTATCTTATCAGGAGAGAGGTACATAGAAtcgaactttaaaattaactgAAAGTTGATTAGACGCTAAAAGAGAATCCCAAAATTCCCCCTTTTCAGAACGATCCTGCGCCGCAGCCACCGCAGGAACCCAGCCCGCCGCCAGCAGCACCTCATGTACAACAGCAGCAAATACCGGCTCAGCGGGTCCAGCGCCAGCAGCCACGAGCCTCCGCCCGCTACAAGATCGAGACCGTGGACGATGGACTGGGTGATGAAGCCAAGGGTACCACCCAGATCGTCATCCAGACCACGGCCGCACCCCAAGCCACCATTgtacaacagcagcagccgcagcaacagcaggcgACGCAGCAAATccagtcgcagcagcagctgcataCGGGAACCACAACGACGGCGACGCTGGTGTCGACAAACAAACGCTCCGCCCAGCGATCCTCCCTGACCACCGGCGCCCCCAGCGCTGGCGTGAAGCGCTCCAAGTCCAGCGTCTCCGCCAACGTAATGGACCCCCTCGATTCGGCCACTGAAACTGGAACCACGACCACCACCCAACTGGTGCCGCAACAGATCACCGTGCAAACCGCTGTGGTCTCGGCGACCGAAGCCAAGCTCCACCAGCAGACGCAGCAGGTCCGCCAccagcagccacagcagcagcaggaggaagCCGAATACATTGATCTCCCCATGGAACTACCCACGAAATCGGAACCTGACTACTCAGAGGATCATGGCGATGCCGCCGGCGACGGCGAGGGCACCTATGTGGAGGACGATGCCTACGGTGACATGCGCTACGACGACAGCTACTTCACGGAGAACGAGGATGCGGGCAACCAGGCGGCGGCAAATACGAGCGGTGGCGGAGTGACGGCCACCACGTCCAAGGCGGTGGTCAAGCAACAGTCGCAGAACTACAGTGACTCCTCGTTTGTCGACACCAGCGCGGATCAGGGCAACACAGAGGCGCAAGGTTGGTTGAACTCCCCCGTAAACATGGCCAAGGCCATTAGGTATAAGTAGTATTTAGAAAAGGACTTGATTTCCGCCTGCGAAATGTAAACAGTACTGAATACCTTTATTAAGGTATACTTTTAATTAACCATTTCTAAACCTTAATACTTCGCCGCGCGGATATCAAGGCCTTTTAAAACCTAGTAAAGTGCGTTTAAATttgtacataaacaaatttaagctATACTTTACTGACCTTAGTCAATACCTAGCTAAGTGAGCCTTTGTTCTATTTTGAAACGCTAAAGAACACATGGCAGATCGGCTGTCTAAGGTATATTTCTGAAAGCTTAGACGGCACGGTCACGcgatttttatgaatttgttttaaagGTGAGTAGAGTGTTGAAATTTCAAGAAGCTGCTAAGACGAAAATGACGAAGCTGCAACCTGGAACCTCGTGAAGATCTCCGATTACTCAAGGTAATACCAATATCGTATCATAATTTGtccatatatattttcctaAATTGCAGGTATTTAGGTCTGAAAAGTGTGTAAAAATTTTTGGTATGAACTGCGAACGGAAGTAGAAATCTAACTTCATCAGAGCGTTATTACTTGAGCATGCGCATTATTGTTCTAATAATAATTCTCTGTTGAAGTCTAGATTTGTGTTGGCTATTGGTTTTAAGAATCCCCATCTTACCCCAAGATGTTGCTTAGACTTGTTGAAGCAACGTAAAAGCTTGCTGACACATTTCTGGCAACGGCATTGATTGCCGAGTCTTAAAATTATTGGAAAAAGTATTGCAACTTTCTTTGACTTGAGAATTATGGTGGACTGGGCTTTCGTTTTTTACCGAGGAGCATTGTTTAACAAAATAGTTGCTCGTTAGAATTGGATTGGGATATTTTGTTCGTTACGGTTAGATAACTACGATTTTTCATGTGGTATTTGAAATAGAGCAAATCAAATTCGAATATTGCGTCCAGTTGGCACTGTTTCAAATGAATGTTGGCTTAGATTTTTACAGATGTGCAAATTTTTTGGATAAGATTTCGGCTCTTGATGCGTGGGTTGAGCGAGTTCGGTTAAGATTTCCTCACAGATTTCGAAAAGGAGTATGTAAAGTTGATTGCGACATATTTGAGCTATTCAGTAAATGAGTTAGGGCCCACTTCAGCGGGTGTTGTTAATCCTTTGGGCTCTGGATTTAAAATATCGAGATCATTTCATAGCTCATATTTCAacgtattttaaatttagttataTAAAATTCAGTTATTATTTAAGGCTGCAAAttctagaaaatattttataaataaaacatcgaaaatgatatattaaaatatttacgaaAAATCTGGTAAAAAAGTTTGAAGAAACAAATTCATTTTCATTCGATAGACATGAGTGGAACGTTTATTCAACATAAAGCAGAGGAGACACGCCGTTCAACACTGAAttgttgtattatttaaaGTGATGAACAGAAAAATAACACTTAAGGATTTAATTCTGTTAGTTTAGAGCGGTTGTCCTCAAGATCGGAGATTAATACCCACGGTTCCATTCGTGTTTTAAGAGTAAAATAAAGacttattgaaaaaaattcataattttatAGTGGTCTGGAATTACTGTTTGTATAGCCCTAATTTTGGAGCGCTGCCACTTTCTGGTAGCCCTGCTAGGAAAGCCGCCCTGGAATTGCAAAGGAGTGGCAACGCCACGGAAAATCATTCAGAAAAACCAAGCCAAATCTGTTTTGTTtcgttaatttaatttaattgtaatacGAGGTTGCCTTGTTTATAAATTAGTTCGTTCCTGACTGTGCAAAAGTGCAAAGTGGtgataagttaaaaaaaaaccagagATGGTGAAAAACTAGGCAACCTCCCTCTTTGCAGTGCCTTGTGTCTTTCTACCCTTGTGTTTTGTGACTTAGTTTTGAAACCCAAGCGATGGGAGTTCGGGAGATAATGGCCCTGTGAGTTGTAGAATGCCTTGTTTTCAGGTCCAGTAAGTACTACGCCATCATATTCACGGGTCCTATGGTTAGCTGTCTGCCAATAAACTGCTTTTAGCCAAAGTCCAAACTAAACGTTGTTTTATTTCGCCGATCCCAGGATCGCTTAGCGCTTAAGCATTACCTATTTACTATGTAGATTAGGTCTTAGACATTGGTAATACTTCGCCCACTAAACCAACTTCCCCGCCTTCTCTTCACCCCTCTTTGTTTTCGGTTACCTTCGCGCCACTTGCAGATACGGAGATCAGTTTCATCCGGAGCCAGAAGAAGAACGCCCAGTTGGTGTACCGGGACTACATCTACAACAAGAAACTCACCCAGGCCAATGGACAGACCACCTGGCGGTGTGCCGACGTCCTCAAGCTGCGCTGCAAGGCGGTGGTCATCACCAGGAACGGTAGCTTCGTCGACGCCCGCCGTCAGCACAACCACGAGTCGCATGCCTCGAGGATTGGCCAACGGCAGCTCTACAAGgtggagcaggagctggaggagtACATCGAAATCTGCACGTCGAATCCCAAGATCTCACAGTACCTGGGCAGCAGCAATATCATAGTGACCGCCAAGGACGGCAAGGACTGTAAACTCTTCCTGCCCGCCGCCGAGGCCACCGAGATCGAGATGCAGGCCCTGGTTGAcgccgccgaggaggaggaggaactgCTTGCCGAGGCGGAGGACCATCGGGTACAGCAGCGGGACAGGGAACGGGAGGCCAGgtggcaggaggaggaggccaaaCGCCGATCCCTGCTGAAGACCAAGCCCCTCTAGAAGTTATCAGCTAGCACCTAAGATCGTATTAGTCTCGAACATTGGAATGGGTTGATTTCTTAGGAGCAATCAACCGGCTATCTGGAAGACTATAGAGCTGGTATCATGTTGAAACCTATAAATGCCTAACTTAATATCTGTACGTTAAGCAATGACATGATATTTTTTTAGGAGAAAGATTTCTTAGTTAATCAAAAAAAGTCTGTTTAATGTAAATTTGTGTGCACATACATACCATGTCCGTTCCACCAAGTTTGTAAACGGTCTTATAGTTTTCTTGTCCATATGTTAAGCTAgtagaatatttaaaactaagtCTTTGTCTTTTTGGTTGCCAAATTTGAACTAAGCATGtaaatatttgacaaaaaGGAGCTGCTTAAAGGttcactttaaaatttataggATGCCTAATTATAATATCAACCAAACATGATACCAACTTTATAATGGTCTGGTATATTGGTCAGGACTACTTATGCAAATCGGCCCACCCCCTCGAACTTAGATTAAGCCACTTTTTTGACTTCTGTAAACGTAATTCGTATTTACCCCCTAATAAACTGAGACCAA is a window of Drosophila biarmipes strain raj3 chromosome 3R, RU_DBia_V1.1, whole genome shotgun sequence DNA encoding:
- the LOC108027157 gene encoding modifier of mdg4 isoform X3: MADDEQFSLCWNNFNTNLSAGFHESLCRGDLVDVSLAAEGHIVKAHRLVLSVCSPFFRKMFTQMPSNTHAIVFLNNVSHSALKDLIQFMYCGEVNVKQDALPAFISTAESLQIKGLTDNDPAPQPPQEPSPPPAAPHVQQQQIPAQRVQRQQPRASARYKIETVDDGLGDEAKGTTQIVIQTTAAPQATIVQQQQPQQQQATQQIQSQQQLHTGTTTTATLVSTNKRSAQRSSLTTGAPSAGVKRSKSSVSANVMDPLDSATETGTTTTTQLVPQQITVQTAVVSATEAKLHQQTQQVRHQQPQQQQEEAEYIDLPMELPTKSEPDYSEDHGDAAGDGEGTYVEDDAYGDMRYDDSYFTENEDAGNQAAANTSGGGVTATTSKAVVKQQSQNYSDSSFVDTSADQGNTEAQDTEISFIRSQKKNAQLVYRDYIYNKKLTQANGQTTWRCADVLKLRCKAVVITRNGSFVDARRQHNHESHASRIGQRQLYKVEQELEEYIEICTSNPKISQYLGSSNIIVTAKDGKDCKLFLPAAEATEIEMQALVDAAEEEEELLAEAEDHRVQQRDREREARWQEEEAKRRSLLKTKPL
- the LOC108027157 gene encoding modifier of mdg4 isoform X4, which codes for MADDEQFSLCWNNFNTNLSAGFHESLCRGDLVDVSLAAEGHIVKAHRLVLSVCSPFFRKMFTQMPSNTHAIVFLNNVSHSALKDLIQFMYCGEVNVKQDALPAFISTAESLQIKGLTDNDPAPQPPQEPSPPPAAPHVQQQQIPAQRVQRQQPRASARYKIETVDDGLGDEAKGTTQIVIQTTAAPQATIVQQQQPQQQQATQQIQSQQQLHTGTTTTATLVSTNKRSAQRSSLTTGAPSAGVKRSKSSVSANVMDPLDSATETGTTTTTQLVPQQITVQTAVVSATEAKLHQQTQQVRHQQPQQQQEEAEYIDLPMELPTKSEPDYSEDHGDAAGDGEGTYVEDDAYGDMRYDDSYFTENEDAGNQAAANTSGGGVTATTSKAVVKQQSQNYSDSSFVDTSADQGNTEAQDTEISFIRSQKKNAQLVYRDYIYNKKLTQANGQTTWRCADVLKLRCKAVVITRNGSFVDARRQHNHESHASRIGQRQLYKVEQELEEYIEICTSNPKISQYLGSSNIIVTAKDGKDCKLFLPAAEATEIEMQALVDAAEEEEELLAEAEDHRISTSWSS